The Mesorhizobium sp. M1D.F.Ca.ET.043.01.1.1 genome contains a region encoding:
- a CDS encoding class I SAM-dependent methyltransferase produces MQRIDGPLAVIRSVRPSIVGLRILDIGCGTGSFARQLAAEGAYVTALDPGVDAIRAATAAVPQVSFLKGVAEALPFDEATFDIAVMINALHHVPEMAMQAALREAGRVVRPDGVVIIIEPLPTGNFFSALLLIEDETVVRQAAQRAIETAILSGMLIRMTTLNYVRREVFRTVEDFLDRVVAVDLSRRDIVEKDKSALIADVLAAAHRNSEGSFVFDQPIKVDILGRC; encoded by the coding sequence GTGCAACGTATAGACGGTCCGTTGGCAGTGATCAGATCGGTGCGGCCATCGATCGTTGGGCTTAGGATTCTAGATATCGGCTGCGGCACCGGCAGTTTTGCGAGGCAACTTGCTGCTGAGGGCGCATATGTAACCGCTCTCGATCCGGGAGTGGACGCTATACGGGCTGCCACCGCTGCTGTTCCGCAGGTCAGCTTCCTCAAAGGTGTTGCCGAGGCGCTTCCTTTTGACGAGGCGACATTCGACATTGCCGTGATGATCAACGCGCTCCACCACGTTCCCGAAATGGCGATGCAGGCAGCGCTTCGCGAAGCTGGCCGTGTTGTTAGGCCAGACGGCGTTGTGATCATCATCGAGCCGTTGCCCACCGGCAACTTCTTCTCCGCCCTTCTCTTGATCGAAGACGAGACCGTTGTCCGGCAAGCGGCACAACGCGCAATCGAAACAGCCATACTCTCTGGAATGCTCATCCGGATGACCACGCTGAACTATGTTCGTCGAGAAGTCTTTCGAACAGTGGAAGACTTTTTGGATCGCGTCGTAGCTGTCGATCTATCGCGACGCGACATTGTGGAGAAAGACAAATCCGCCCTAATAGCAGACGTACTTGCAGCGGCGCACCGTAATAGTGAGGGTTCGTTCGTCTTCGACCAACCCATCAAGGTCGATATCCTCGGACGCTGCTGA